The Blautia obeum ATCC 29174 region ACATCCGGAATAAAACGGTGTGCATCGACTCTCTCTCCCACGATTGGCACAAACAGACAGTCTTTCTCAATCTTGCGGCTGTCTGTAGTAATTGCAGAAATCTCCTGATCCAGCAGAGCATTGTCGCCATGCCAGATGCCATTACATACTTTTGTAAGATTTCTCAAAGTAAGATTTTTCATTCTGATTTCCTCTCCTGATATGTTACCTCAATTCAGGTACATATTCGTCTGTTAAGCATACTTTTTCTGAGACACTTTGATCAGTTCTTCACACAGTGTCGGATAATCCATACCCAGAACCGCTGCTTCCTGCGGGATCAGGCTGGTCGGTGTCATTCCCGGAAGCGTATTTGCCTCCAGACAGTAGATTTTTTCATCTTTTGTCACAATGAAATCCAGACGGGCATAGCTCTCCATCTCCAGTGCATGATAACCATCCACGGCTGCTTCCTGAAGACGTTTTGTCAGTTCTTCTGAAATCGGCGCCGGACAGGTTTCTTTTACTGCACCTGGTTTGTATTTATTTTCATAATCATAGAAGCCCTGTACCGGAACGATCTGAACGACCGGATATGCCTTACCGTCCACAACAGCAACTGTGTATTCAACACCTTCTACAAATTCCTCTACAACTACTTCGTTTTCATAAGTGAATGCACCATCCAGTGCTTTCGTGTAGTCTTCCTGGTTATCAACAATATAGACACCGATACTGGAACCACCGCAGCATGTCTTGACAACAACCGGAAAATCCATTCCCAGCTCCTGTGGAGTTTCCACACGGTCCTTTTTCTTCATGGCCTTACCTGCCGGAGTCGGAACACCTCTCATCTGGAACATTGCCTTGGTCACACCTTTATCCATTGCCATGGCACTGCTCAGATATCCGGTTCCGGTATATGGAATACCCATCAGATCAAATGCTCCCTGCAGCTTACCGTCCTCCCCGTTGGCTCCATGAAGTCCCAGGAAAACAAAATCTGCTTTTTTACAAAGATCGATGACATTCGGTCCAAAGAAATTTTTTCTTGTTTTTTTCAGTTCAGCCATCTGCAGATTAAATCCTCTGATATAAGCTGCTGCTTTTTCCACATCATATTCTGCCGGGAACGGATCTTCCCAGTCTACCTCTTCCTGACCACAGAAAACATCTACCAGAATCGCCTGATGTCCTTTCTGTCTCAACGCTCCGCAGATTCCTGTTCCAGATACGATTGAAACATCCCTTTCTGTGCTGGTTCCACCTGCTAATACAACAATTTTCATTTTCTCATCATCCTCACATAATATTCTAACTCATCCACTTGTGAGCAAGCTCACATGGATTCAGATCTTTTCCCCCTGGTATCAGTATATAACTACCGGCAATCCAGAATCTACATTCTGATAAATTGTCTGCGCCTGCTCTTCCGGCAGCACTATACAGCCTTCTGTACTCATCCAGCTGTCTGAGGAGCCAAAATCCACACTCTCCTCTGAGCTTCCAAAATCGCCAGAATCCCCAGTTTCATCTGACACATCCGTTCCTGTAATGACCAGACCGGAATCTCCATAAATGCCAAGTTTGTCTGTAAAAGGCATCCAGAAATCTACAGAAGCAGCCTCCTGCTTGTCACCCAGTCTGTAAACACCTGTCGGCGTACTGCTGCTTGCCGCAAAACCAGTATCCACAATCGGGGATCCATTCTGATATAATACCATTCTTTGACGGGTAAGGTCAATTTCTATATAGGAATATCCGATATCATTTGTATTACGGCTCTGCGCTTCCTGTTCATAAACAGGTTCCCGTACTTCTGTCTTTTTGTCCATGATATCCTGATATAATGCATCTGTTTCTTTTTCCTGGTCGATCACCCAGCCATAATTTCCACCGGATACCGTAATTTCCTGATTGTCATAAGTAGAAAAAGTTCGTTCTGTGCCTACAGTGTCATACTTCTTCGCAAGCTCCGAAATATAATCTGCAATAACCGCCTTATCCAGCACCAGATCATCATTTTCGTCCTTTGTCAGCCAGTTTTTGATCACAGACCGATCTACTGTTTCCTTGCGGTCGCTGAAATCATACGTAACCACAACATCCGTAAGTTCATTCATCTGCTGGCAGTCTTTTGTCAGATCATCTGCATACACGGTCGGATTTATGTAACATCCGTCTTCTTCCAGATTTGCAACTGTCCTGCCGGTAGTAACAGCATTTTTGATGTCCTCCATCAGTTTATCACGGTCTATTTTTGTTCCTTCAATTTCCGGAACAACTTCAAATCCATCATCGATTTCCTTTATATACGCATCCACCGGCTCTACATTGTCCTGCATACATTTCAAACTGGCAGTTTTCTGTTCAAACAGGCTTTCATCATAAGACACAGAAGAAGGCAGCTCATAAGTCATTTGCTGGCTGAATGCTAAAAACCAGCTAAAACGATTCTGTTTGTGAAGCAATTTATTTACACTGCCGTCAGATGTATATTTCAATTGAATTTCATCCGCTGTGATTGCTTCCTGTCCGTTTCCTCTGGTCTGTACTGCCAGTGCATATACCCCTGTCTTCTGTTCCAGCAGGTTCTCTGCTTCCTTCTCTGTCATATAAGAACAGTTAAAACCATTCACCTGTGAGCCGGGAAGAAAATGCTCGGTAAAATAATAAACTCCAAAAAAGTAGGCGCCTGCGGTAAGCAGGAGCAGTACAATAATAAAACCGATCAGTAGTTTTCTTCCTTTGTCCATACTCTTGTTATTTTCCGCCATGGCGCCTCCTTAACATTCGGAAATATGAAATTTTATTCAGCCAGTAATTTCTCTACACTGGCAAGTTTAACGCAAACGACAAATACCTGTGCCGCTTTTTCAAGCTCTTCAATCGGTGGGAAAGATGGTGCAATACGGATATTGCTGTCTTTCGGATCCTTTCCATATGGATAGGTAGCTCCTGCTCCAGTCATAACAACGCCGGCTTCTTTTGCCATTGCTACGATCTTTTTCGCACATCCGTCCAGGGATTCGAAGGAAATAAAATATCCACCCTTTGGTGTTGTCCATTCTCCGATTCCAAGTCCGCCAAGTTCCTTCTCAAGGGTAGCCTCTACCATTTCAAACTTTGGACGAAGGATTGCTGCATGTTTTCTCATATGTGCATGAACACCTTCAAGATCCTTGAAGAATTTTACATGACGAAGCTGATTCAGTTTATCATGTCCGATCGTCTGTACGGTAATGTATTTGCGGATATCATCCAGGTTTGCCTTAGATGCTGCCAGAGCTGCAATACCAGAACCTGGGAAGCTGATCTTGGATGTAGATGTAAATTTATAAACCATGTCCGGATTTCCGGCTTTTGCGCATTCATCCAAAATTTCAAGAAGGAAATCCTGATCTTTTTCGTCATCATAAAGATGATGTACACTGTAAGCATTATCCCAGTAAATACGGAAATCCGGTGCTGCCGGTTTCAGATTTGCAAAACGCTTAACGGTCTCTTCAGAATATGTGTATCCCTGTGGGTTAGAATATTTCGGTACACACCAGATACCTTTGATTGCCGGATCTTCACTTACCAGTTTTTCTACCATATCCATATCCGGTCCTTCCGGTGACATTGGGACATTGATCATTTCGATTCCGAAGAACTCTGTGATCTTAAAGTGACGATCATATCCTGGAACCGGACAGAGGAATTTTACTTTATCCAGCTTGCACCATGGAGTGTTTCCCATAACACCGTGGGTCATGGAACGTGATACAGTATCAAACATAACATTCAGGCTGGAGTTTCCATAAATAATAATGTGTTCCGGATCAACCTCAGAAATTTCTCCGAGAAGACGTTTGGCTTCCGGAATACCATCCATTACACCATAGTTACGACAGTCAACGCCTGTCTCACATCTCAGGTCTGTGCTGCTTGACAGAACATCCATCATATCCATGGAAATATTCAGCTGATCAACTGACGGTTTACCACGTGACATATCAAGGGCAAGTCCCTGTGCCTTGATTTCTGCATACTGCTGATCCAGCTCTTTCTTGACAGCCTGAAGCTGTTCTTTGCTCATCTCACTGTATTTCTGCATTGTTCGTCCTCCTCGTGCCGCTTCCAGAATACTGTCCGGCAAAATTCATTCATCTTATAATGGATTTTCTGATATAGCTTTTATGCTAAATCATTATCCTGTATATTTTAGTATGGTAAAATACTGATTGTCAAGTCCCTAGCAATATAAAAAACTTGCACAATTTCGAGCTTTCACCTATACTAAATAAGCAGAATATACAAATCAGGTTATCAAAGAAAGGTTATCATATATGTGGATTGCAAATGACTGGAAAGAATACGAAGTAATTGACACTTCCTGCGGTGAAAAACTTGAACGCTGGGGAAAATACACGCTGGTACGCCCGGACCCACAGGTGATCTGGGACACCCCAAAGATAAGCCGTGGATGGAAAAACATGAATGCTCACTACCACAGAAGCAAAAAGGGCGGCGGTGAATGGGAATTCTTTGATCTCCCACAGCAGTGGGATCTTCATTACAAGGATCTTACTTTTCATCTGAAACCATTCAGTTTCAAACACACTGGTCTTTTCCCGGAGCAGGCTGTCAACTGGGACTGGTTCGGTGATAAAATTCGTAAAGCCGGACGCCCGATCAAAGTCCTGAATCTTTTTGCTTACACAGGCGGTGCAACTCTGGCTGCTGCCGCTGCCGGTGCACAGGTTACACACGTAGACGCTTCCAAGGGTATGGTTGCCTGGGCCAAAGAAAATGCAGCTGCATCCGGACTTTCTGAAGCACCGATCCGCTGGCTGGTAGATGATTGTGTGAAATTTGTAGAACGTGAGATCCGCCGTGGAAATCACTACGATGCGATCATCATGGATCCACCATCGTACGGACGTGGACCAAAAGGTGAGATCTGGAAGATTGAAGAAGCAATTCATCCGCTCATCAAGCTGTGTGTGAAGCTTTTAAGTCCAAATCCGCTGTTTTTCCTGATCAACTCCTATACTACAGGACTTGCTCCGGCTGTGCTGACTTATATGCTGGCTACAGAGCTGAAAGAATTTGACGGACATGTCGATTCCCAGGAAATCGGACTCCCGGTAACTTCCAATGGGCTGGTACTTCCATGCGGTGCTTCCGGCCGTTGGGAAGCGAAATAGAGTATTCAAATTCTTCTGAAAATTTGATAATTTTTATCATTATTTTCTTGAATCTCCTGAAGTACAGCGATATAATATCAGTATCAGAAATGTATCAGTAAGTTACTGTGAACGAAACGAATGGTAACTTCAGGAGAGGTGAATCGTATATGGAAGAAAAAGCGAAAAAAGACGCACTTCCCTACACCTGTACTCCGGCCTATGACCGCAGCCACTGTGGGAATTGTGTCTGCGCCACCTGTTATGAGCAGGAATTCTGTGATCACTGCAGCTCCTGCAAGGATCTTTCCCATAAGAAAGAATCCTGCAACAGCTATGAGGGCGCCTATTGTTATTAACGACAAAAAAGATGCTGGCGTGCATTGCATGTCAGCATCTTTTTTGCTCTTTCAAACTGCCTTTCGTTCTTTCGGAAATGTCATCGTGATCTCGGTTCCTTTGCCAATCTCACTGGCCATCTTCAGTGTACCGCCAAGGAATGTCACACCGTGTTTGACGATAGAAAGACCCAGTCCTGTTCCGCCGATTGCCTTGGAATGGCTCTTATCCACACGGTAAAATCTTTCAAATACCCTGCTCTGGTCTTCACCCGGAATACCGATTCCATTGTCTTTGACACGAATCTCCACATTTTCTCCCAGATCACGAAGATGAATACTTACCGTTCCATCCTCTTTATTATACTTGATACCATTGTCGCATAGATTATAGATCACCTCATCCAAAATTGGATGCACCGTCGTAAGCATCGTTTTGCCACCGTCTATATAGAGATGTACATTCTTCTTCTCTGCAACTTCTCTCAGACGGCCACAGACATCCTTCACTATTGTATACGCATCCAACTTCTCCCATTCATATGGATTTTCACCCTCATCCAGCTGCGAAACCTTGATCGTATCTTCTACCAGCGTGATCAGACGCTGTGCTTCGTTATAAATTCTGCCCGCAAACTTCTTGATGTCCTCTTCTTTGACAAGTCCGTCCTGGATGATCTCTGCAAATCCAGAAATAGAAGTCAGAGGTGTTTTCAGCTCATGAGATACATTTGCAGAAAATTCTCTGCGTAACTGTTCCCGCTCAACCTTCTCTGTTTCATTCATCAGAAGGATGACCGCACCCACAACTCTGTGTTCCCTGTTTACCGGGTTTGCGATCATCTGAATGGCTTCACTTCCCATATG contains the following coding sequences:
- a CDS encoding D-alanine--D-alanine ligase family protein; the protein is MKIVVLAGGTSTERDVSIVSGTGICGALRQKGHQAILVDVFCGQEEVDWEDPFPAEYDVEKAAAYIRGFNLQMAELKKTRKNFFGPNVIDLCKKADFVFLGLHGANGEDGKLQGAFDLMGIPYTGTGYLSSAMAMDKGVTKAMFQMRGVPTPAGKAMKKKDRVETPQELGMDFPVVVKTCCGGSSIGVYIVDNQEDYTKALDGAFTYENEVVVEEFVEGVEYTVAVVDGKAYPVVQIVPVQGFYDYENKYKPGAVKETCPAPISEELTKRLQEAAVDGYHALEMESYARLDFIVTKDEKIYCLEANTLPGMTPTSLIPQEAAVLGMDYPTLCEELIKVSQKKYA
- a CDS encoding L,D-transpeptidase family protein, whose protein sequence is MAENNKSMDKGRKLLIGFIIVLLLLTAGAYFFGVYYFTEHFLPGSQVNGFNCSYMTEKEAENLLEQKTGVYALAVQTRGNGQEAITADEIQLKYTSDGSVNKLLHKQNRFSWFLAFSQQMTYELPSSVSYDESLFEQKTASLKCMQDNVEPVDAYIKEIDDGFEVVPEIEGTKIDRDKLMEDIKNAVTTGRTVANLEEDGCYINPTVYADDLTKDCQQMNELTDVVVTYDFSDRKETVDRSVIKNWLTKDENDDLVLDKAVIADYISELAKKYDTVGTERTFSTYDNQEITVSGGNYGWVIDQEKETDALYQDIMDKKTEVREPVYEQEAQSRNTNDIGYSYIEIDLTRQRMVLYQNGSPIVDTGFAASSSTPTGVYRLGDKQEAASVDFWMPFTDKLGIYGDSGLVITGTDVSDETGDSGDFGSSEESVDFGSSDSWMSTEGCIVLPEEQAQTIYQNVDSGLPVVIY
- a CDS encoding aminotransferase, which produces MQKYSEMSKEQLQAVKKELDQQYAEIKAQGLALDMSRGKPSVDQLNISMDMMDVLSSSTDLRCETGVDCRNYGVMDGIPEAKRLLGEISEVDPEHIIIYGNSSLNVMFDTVSRSMTHGVMGNTPWCKLDKVKFLCPVPGYDRHFKITEFFGIEMINVPMSPEGPDMDMVEKLVSEDPAIKGIWCVPKYSNPQGYTYSEETVKRFANLKPAAPDFRIYWDNAYSVHHLYDDEKDQDFLLEILDECAKAGNPDMVYKFTSTSKISFPGSGIAALAASKANLDDIRKYITVQTIGHDKLNQLRHVKFFKDLEGVHAHMRKHAAILRPKFEMVEATLEKELGGLGIGEWTTPKGGYFISFESLDGCAKKIVAMAKEAGVVMTGAGATYPYGKDPKDSNIRIAPSFPPIEELEKAAQVFVVCVKLASVEKLLAE
- a CDS encoding class I SAM-dependent methyltransferase, with translation MWIANDWKEYEVIDTSCGEKLERWGKYTLVRPDPQVIWDTPKISRGWKNMNAHYHRSKKGGGEWEFFDLPQQWDLHYKDLTFHLKPFSFKHTGLFPEQAVNWDWFGDKIRKAGRPIKVLNLFAYTGGATLAAAAAGAQVTHVDASKGMVAWAKENAAASGLSEAPIRWLVDDCVKFVEREIRRGNHYDAIIMDPPSYGRGPKGEIWKIEEAIHPLIKLCVKLLSPNPLFFLINSYTTGLAPAVLTYMLATELKEFDGHVDSQEIGLPVTSNGLVLPCGASGRWEAK